A region of Streptomyces paludis DNA encodes the following proteins:
- a CDS encoding DUF6518 family protein — protein MNLVHDAVPQPQDPQDPQRQAPQPHAPPRWSTQPEGDPRPRAFRAALPVLAWSLLGGLLFGVLTNIGQGWLPGAWNSIVNSGAVWSVAAFVAGALVAARRPFAVAPVAGLLAEAGLVVGYYAYAEFGFNRQGMGMLFYPLLWLGMAFLAGPLFGVAGAWWRRNEDWRRRAVAVAGLAGVFGMESVHYAWTLHYAPQAWACLALAVLLPLVMPRTHKERGVALLCTAAFSFVAYVVVYRGLLSGA, from the coding sequence GTGAACCTCGTACACGACGCCGTTCCCCAGCCGCAGGACCCGCAGGACCCCCAGCGGCAGGCCCCCCAGCCGCATGCCCCTCCGCGGTGGTCCACCCAGCCGGAGGGCGACCCCCGGCCGCGTGCCTTCCGGGCCGCGCTGCCCGTGCTGGCCTGGTCGCTGCTCGGCGGGCTGCTCTTCGGTGTGCTCACCAACATCGGCCAGGGCTGGCTGCCCGGCGCCTGGAACAGCATCGTCAACTCCGGCGCCGTCTGGTCCGTCGCCGCCTTCGTGGCCGGCGCCCTGGTCGCGGCCCGGAGACCGTTCGCGGTCGCCCCCGTCGCCGGGCTGCTGGCCGAGGCCGGACTGGTCGTCGGCTACTACGCGTACGCCGAGTTCGGCTTCAACCGTCAGGGCATGGGGATGCTCTTCTACCCGCTGCTCTGGCTGGGCATGGCGTTCCTGGCCGGACCGCTCTTCGGCGTCGCGGGCGCCTGGTGGCGGCGGAACGAGGACTGGCGCCGCCGCGCTGTCGCGGTGGCCGGGCTCGCGGGGGTCTTCGGCATGGAGAGCGTCCACTACGCGTGGACCCTGCACTACGCGCCCCAGGCGTGGGCCTGCCTCGCGCTCGCGGTGCTGCTGCCGCTGGTGATGCCCCGTACGCACAAGGAACGCGGAGTGGCGCTGCTGTGCACCGCCGCGTTCTCGTTCGTCGCGTACGTCGTCGTCTACCGCGGGCTGCTGAGCGGGGCGTGA